Proteins encoded together in one Shewanella oneidensis MR-1 window:
- a CDS encoding sensor histidine kinase, translating to MQAPKFSLKRSYQVWGVFFLLITLGVNSFIPLCMMCAGMISMHEVTMHNAGQAAEALLKVAQPTQQPLQQPILKTDNLTVYPHWLDIPPHIRELSNNEVLTDASKIRYEHAEGPIVNALSVYYTQAGQPLYVWLQFSVTHDLHFAPKNMTAILLLVLITFCASASLAFYMQSKVITPVHQISQAIKQHDWEAGGQLSLPQQQYAELKAIVDALDYSILQLQEAQQRELNFLRFASHELRTPVAICQSSFEILALQQGELTGATLYASQATNQMKSLIETLLWLTNKECSSLEKENVALSPLLACIIEEQQRVHGHEQKIQLFSDDTCLPIQLHPLKIILSNLLRNSIEHGGRDIRITQDACCIEITNSYNSKGRHGFGLGLLLVKRLANQLGWFFTSSSENNLFTARLEISNS from the coding sequence ATGCAAGCGCCTAAATTTAGCCTCAAGCGTAGCTATCAAGTGTGGGGAGTTTTTTTTCTTTTAATAACCTTAGGTGTGAATAGTTTTATCCCGCTTTGCATGATGTGTGCAGGTATGATTTCTATGCATGAAGTCACAATGCATAATGCAGGGCAAGCGGCCGAAGCATTACTTAAGGTGGCACAGCCAACTCAGCAACCATTACAGCAGCCGATTCTAAAAACTGACAACTTAACAGTCTATCCTCATTGGCTAGATATTCCGCCGCACATTCGTGAGTTAAGTAACAATGAAGTCTTAACGGATGCGAGCAAAATTCGCTATGAGCATGCAGAAGGTCCCATTGTTAACGCGCTGAGTGTGTACTACACCCAAGCTGGCCAGCCGCTCTACGTTTGGCTGCAGTTTAGTGTTACCCATGATTTGCACTTTGCCCCTAAAAATATGACGGCCATTTTGCTGCTTGTCTTGATAACCTTTTGTGCCAGTGCAAGCTTAGCGTTTTATATGCAAAGCAAAGTGATTACGCCTGTGCATCAAATTAGCCAAGCGATTAAACAGCATGATTGGGAGGCAGGAGGACAACTGAGTTTGCCGCAACAACAGTATGCAGAACTTAAAGCCATTGTTGATGCTTTAGATTACTCGATTTTACAGCTTCAAGAGGCTCAGCAACGCGAACTTAATTTTTTACGCTTTGCTAGCCATGAGTTAAGAACGCCAGTTGCTATATGCCAATCTTCATTCGAAATCCTCGCATTACAACAAGGTGAGCTTACGGGGGCAACGCTGTATGCTTCCCAAGCGACCAATCAAATGAAGTCACTCATTGAAACCTTACTGTGGTTGACTAATAAAGAGTGTTCCAGCTTAGAAAAGGAAAATGTCGCGTTATCGCCTCTACTTGCCTGTATTATCGAGGAGCAGCAACGGGTACATGGTCATGAGCAAAAAATTCAATTATTTTCTGACGATACTTGTTTGCCCATTCAGCTTCATCCGCTAAAAATAATATTAAGCAATTTATTAAGGAATAGTATTGAGCATGGAGGGCGGGATATTCGCATTACTCAAGATGCTTGTTGTATAGAAATAACCAATTCCTACAATAGTAAGGGCCGCCATGGATTTGGTTTAGGGCTTTTACTGGTGAAACGTCTCGCAAACCAATTGGGTTGGTTTTTTACTAGCTCATCTGAAAATAATTTATTTACCGCTAGGTTGGAAATATCTAACAGTTAA
- a CDS encoding outer membrane protein OmpK, with protein sequence MCKKSVASILVSAIVFSGSVYADVNKTSVDLGYKFYTSDTKNDNPGVFNQPFVKLNHLGIADWGTYFANLKLENPAEIAENQKHLDGKTTIKSLLILENKLGESQFNFWTQNFISASETLVEDNLYLGVTHNAKIQNLSLNYGVGLNYTIGSFSPTSEKFNDLSGYAVVLNAKYPFELLGFKHSLSLNYEAQIDRDEAHQALFSYDSYGHQIITTLQTGFTDSIFSKLYITHYDSWGSQYNDGIEYGISVGYQF encoded by the coding sequence ATGTGTAAAAAAAGTGTAGCATCTATTTTAGTCAGTGCAATTGTTTTTAGTGGTTCAGTATATGCTGATGTGAATAAAACGAGCGTGGATTTAGGTTATAAGTTTTATACCAGTGACACAAAAAATGATAACCCAGGTGTTTTTAATCAACCTTTTGTAAAGTTGAATCATTTGGGAATTGCTGATTGGGGTACTTACTTTGCTAATCTTAAGCTCGAAAACCCTGCTGAAATCGCGGAAAACCAGAAACATCTTGATGGCAAAACTACCATTAAGTCATTATTGATACTTGAAAATAAGCTCGGAGAATCGCAGTTCAACTTCTGGACCCAGAACTTTATCTCTGCGAGTGAAACGCTAGTTGAAGATAATCTTTATTTAGGTGTTACCCATAATGCAAAAATTCAAAATCTATCACTAAACTATGGTGTTGGTTTAAATTATACCATTGGTAGCTTTTCCCCCACATCAGAGAAGTTTAATGATCTTTCAGGTTATGCAGTGGTTTTAAATGCAAAGTATCCATTTGAGTTGCTAGGGTTTAAACATAGTTTAAGTTTGAATTATGAAGCACAAATTGATCGGGATGAAGCGCATCAAGCATTATTTTCATATGACAGCTATGGTCATCAGATCATCACAACGTTACAAACAGGCTTCACTGATTCAATTTTTTCAAAATTATATATCACTCATTATGATAGCTGGGGCTCGCAATATAATGATGGGATTGAATACGGTATATCTGTTGGTTACCAGTTTTAA
- a CDS encoding response regulator transcription factor: MDAKLALSNANTASTLQDVIQAISAALKPHGFSGFWFQGIAHCAYENYHFPKETNLFSQASLRKPTASVASSPKVAQLQRFYLSQIAAYDFNFGFSLDTSKSYMYRLSCEKSDKARRLFNKHHIQTVLSWPVACHSNRHWAGRFILLSHLSDSDIQLTGLSATLKDAQNKLFEWNKSLFNPFLQSSLLKDNARDILVMVANGLQNDEISTQLPISIRGVEYHMESMRRKFGATNRANLIHLAHQYELI, from the coding sequence ATGGACGCTAAACTGGCGCTATCAAATGCCAATACGGCATCGACATTACAAGACGTTATTCAGGCGATAAGTGCTGCTTTGAAACCGCACGGTTTTAGTGGATTCTGGTTTCAAGGGATCGCACATTGTGCGTATGAAAACTATCACTTTCCAAAAGAAACCAATCTGTTCTCGCAAGCCTCGTTGCGTAAACCCACTGCCAGCGTAGCGTCATCCCCTAAAGTTGCCCAATTGCAGCGTTTTTATTTAAGTCAGATTGCCGCTTATGATTTTAATTTTGGTTTTTCGTTAGATACGTCAAAATCTTATATGTATCGCTTGTCGTGTGAGAAAAGTGATAAGGCTCGCCGACTTTTTAATAAGCACCATATTCAAACTGTATTAAGTTGGCCCGTTGCATGCCATAGCAATCGACATTGGGCAGGTCGCTTTATTCTGCTGAGTCATCTGAGTGATTCAGACATCCAATTAACGGGTTTGAGTGCGACCTTAAAGGATGCCCAAAACAAGCTATTTGAATGGAATAAGTCATTGTTTAATCCGTTTCTTCAAAGCTCTCTACTTAAAGATAATGCGAGAGATATCTTAGTTATGGTCGCAAACGGCCTGCAGAATGACGAAATTTCAACCCAGCTCCCGATAAGTATTAGGGGAGTTGAATACCATATGGAATCAATGCGTAGGAAGTTTGGGGCGACGAATCGAGCAAACTTAATTCATCTCGCCCATCAATATGAGTTGATCTAA
- the bioH gene encoding pimeloyl-ACP methyl ester esterase BioH, giving the protein MNATTSAHHPLHIETIGQGPDLVVIHGWGVNSAVFTPLHEQLSEYRVHYVDLPGFGLSQPIAGNLSTWIDALINNLPTNAIWAGWSLGGLVATQAAIDYPSHIKGLITIASSPCFMAREEEAWPGIPPQVLSMFGEQLGQNLPKTIERFLAIQAMGSETAKEDIKQLRDLVLARPLPDAAALTQGLDMLNQIDLRMQLSSISQPWLRIWGRLDGLVPKRVQPQMPTASHITDVMLAKASHAPFVSHRQEFLQALLPWLTQFKD; this is encoded by the coding sequence GTGAACGCTACAACGTCTGCTCATCATCCACTGCATATCGAAACTATTGGCCAAGGGCCAGATTTGGTGGTGATCCACGGTTGGGGAGTTAATAGCGCCGTGTTTACGCCACTGCATGAGCAACTGTCTGAGTATAGAGTGCACTATGTCGATCTGCCGGGCTTTGGCTTAAGTCAGCCAATCGCAGGCAATTTATCCACTTGGATCGATGCGTTAATCAATAACTTACCCACCAATGCGATTTGGGCTGGCTGGTCGCTGGGTGGGTTAGTCGCAACCCAAGCCGCCATCGACTATCCATCGCATATCAAGGGATTAATTACTATCGCCTCTTCCCCCTGTTTTATGGCAAGGGAAGAAGAAGCATGGCCCGGTATTCCACCACAGGTGCTCAGTATGTTTGGCGAGCAACTTGGGCAAAACTTACCTAAAACCATTGAGCGTTTCTTAGCGATTCAAGCCATGGGCAGTGAAACCGCCAAAGAAGATATCAAGCAGCTGCGGGATTTAGTCTTGGCTCGCCCACTTCCCGATGCTGCGGCATTAACTCAAGGCCTTGATATGCTGAATCAAATTGATCTCAGAATGCAGCTATCGAGCATCAGCCAACCTTGGCTACGGATTTGGGGCAGGCTTGATGGACTCGTGCCCAAACGCGTGCAACCTCAAATGCCAACGGCAAGCCACATCACCGATGTGATGCTCGCCAAAGCATCCCACGCGCCATTTGTGTCCCATAGGCAAGAATTCTTACAAGCACTCTTACCTTGGTTGACACAATTCAAGGACTAA
- a CDS encoding LTA synthase family protein — MQSGLSFRGRQNVHGPFRAIIIFSLLVLAIATASRIGLGLWQAERVAAVDGWSHLLLQGIRVDIATLCWLWGLAALGTALFSGDHLIGRVWQWILRLWLTLGLWAILFLEVSTPAFIEEYGIRPNRLYVEYLIYPKEVLSMLWAGRKLELIFSVVLSIATLWGGWVLSGKLSKNLRFPRWYWRPVLAVLVIVVTLLGARSTLGHRPLNPAMVAFADDPLVNSLVINSAYSLVFAIKQMGSEEDASEVYGSLDKAEIIATIRQESGRPESAFTSNEIPSLSFNQASFTGKPKNLVILLQESLGARFVGSLGGLPLTPNIDALSQEGWYFDNLYATGTRSVRGIEAVTTGFTPTPARAVVKLGKSQTGFFSIAELLKYHGYTTQFIYGGESHFDNMRSFFLGNGFSDIIDQKDYKSPAFVGSWGVSDEDLMRKANSEFERLHSEGKPFFSLVFSSTNHDPFEFPDGRIELYEQPKQTRNNAAKYADYAIGEFFKLAKNADYWKDTIFIVVADHDSRVGGADLVPVSRFRIPGLILGDNVAPKRDHRIVSQIDLPPTLLSLIGISGSYPMLGRDLTQVSEDWPGRAMMQYDKNFALMEGKDVVILQPEKEAQGFQYDEKTEHLTPYAPAAQALEKKALSWALWGSLAYQQELYRSGNSSNSNK, encoded by the coding sequence ATGCAGTCAGGTTTATCTTTCCGTGGTCGTCAGAACGTCCATGGACCCTTCCGCGCAATTATTATTTTCAGTCTATTAGTACTCGCTATTGCGACGGCAAGCCGTATCGGTTTAGGTCTGTGGCAAGCCGAACGTGTGGCCGCCGTTGATGGTTGGTCGCATCTATTGTTGCAAGGCATTCGTGTCGATATTGCGACCCTCTGTTGGTTATGGGGTTTAGCTGCCTTAGGTACGGCGTTATTTTCGGGTGATCATCTGATTGGCCGGGTTTGGCAATGGATTTTGCGCCTCTGGTTAACCTTAGGTCTATGGGCCATCTTATTCCTCGAAGTGTCGACGCCCGCTTTTATTGAGGAATATGGTATTCGACCTAACCGCTTGTATGTAGAGTATTTGATTTACCCCAAAGAAGTGCTGTCGATGCTGTGGGCGGGACGTAAGCTAGAGCTGATTTTTTCCGTGGTACTGAGCATCGCAACGCTATGGGGCGGTTGGGTACTGAGCGGTAAGTTGTCTAAAAATCTACGTTTTCCCCGTTGGTATTGGCGCCCAGTGTTAGCCGTACTGGTTATCGTTGTGACCCTGTTGGGGGCGCGTTCAACCTTAGGCCATAGACCATTAAATCCGGCGATGGTGGCATTTGCCGACGATCCATTAGTTAACTCTTTGGTGATTAACTCTGCTTACTCCTTGGTGTTTGCGATCAAACAAATGGGCAGTGAAGAAGATGCCTCTGAGGTGTATGGCTCCTTGGATAAAGCTGAGATTATTGCAACCATCAGGCAGGAGAGCGGTCGTCCTGAGAGTGCGTTTACCTCCAATGAAATCCCTTCTCTGAGCTTTAACCAAGCAAGTTTCACCGGAAAGCCTAAAAATTTAGTGATCCTGCTGCAGGAGAGCCTAGGAGCCCGTTTTGTGGGGAGCTTAGGTGGCCTGCCATTAACACCCAATATCGATGCACTCTCACAGGAAGGTTGGTATTTCGATAATCTCTACGCCACTGGTACGCGTTCTGTGCGAGGAATTGAAGCGGTTACGACTGGCTTTACCCCAACGCCAGCCCGTGCCGTAGTGAAGTTAGGCAAGAGTCAGACGGGATTCTTCAGTATCGCTGAATTGTTGAAGTATCACGGTTATACCACCCAATTTATCTATGGTGGTGAAAGCCATTTCGACAATATGCGTAGCTTCTTCTTAGGAAATGGATTTAGCGATATTATCGATCAAAAGGATTATAAATCTCCTGCTTTTGTCGGCTCGTGGGGCGTTTCAGACGAAGATCTGATGCGTAAGGCCAATAGCGAATTTGAGCGTCTTCATAGCGAAGGTAAGCCATTCTTTAGTTTAGTGTTTAGCTCGACTAACCACGATCCATTCGAATTTCCCGATGGCCGTATTGAACTCTATGAGCAGCCTAAACAAACCCGTAATAACGCGGCAAAATATGCCGATTATGCAATTGGCGAGTTCTTTAAACTGGCCAAAAATGCTGACTATTGGAAGGACACAATCTTTATTGTGGTTGCCGATCACGACAGTCGAGTGGGTGGTGCCGATCTGGTGCCTGTCTCGCGTTTCCGTATTCCAGGGTTAATCCTTGGGGATAATGTTGCGCCAAAGCGCGATCACCGGATCGTGAGTCAAATCGACTTGCCGCCGACCTTGCTATCCTTGATTGGAATATCAGGTTCTTACCCTATGCTAGGCCGTGACTTAACCCAAGTTAGCGAGGATTGGCCGGGGCGCGCTATGATGCAATATGATAAAAACTTTGCGCTGATGGAAGGTAAGGATGTGGTCATTCTGCAGCCAGAGAAAGAGGCACAGGGTTTCCAATATGATGAAAAAACCGAGCACTTAACTCCTTATGCGCCTGCAGCACAAGCGCTGGAGAAAAAAGCCTTAAGTTGGGCTTTGTGGGGTAGTCTAGCTTATCAGCAAGAGCTGTATCGCTCGGGTAACTCGAGCAACTCAAACAAGTAA
- the urdA gene encoding urocanate reductase, which yields MHYKKSIIGIAVTATAIIAGCQVTHQIVKSQGTAQGKHGEVQVETTFKDGHIVAIDVLKQKENKVLAGAVFKDVKQAIIDNNSIEVDGIAGATVTSKALKEAVGKSIEAAGVTLVATASAKKSEALTPAEYTYDVVIIGSGGAGFSAGLEAIAAGRSAVIIEKMPIIGGNSLISGAEMNVAGSWVQKNMGITDSKELFISDTLKGGDFKGDPEMVKTMVDNAVGAAEWLRDYVKVEFYPDQLFQFGGHSVKRALIPKGHTGAEVISKFSIKADEVGLPIHTNTKAEKLIQDQTGRIVGVEAAHNGKTITYHAKRGVVIATGGFSSNMEMRKKYNPELDERYGSTGHAGGTGDGIVMAEKIHAAAKNMGYIQSYPICSPTSGAIALIADSRFFGAVLINQKGERFVEELERRDVISHAILAQPGRYTYVLWNQDIENVAHTVEMHQGELKEFTKDGLMYKVDTLEEAAKVFNIPEDKLLSTIKDVNHYAATGKDEAFNHRSGLVDLSKGPYWILKATPSVHHTMGGLVVDTRTRVLDEQGKVIPGLFAAGEVTGLTHGTNRLGGNAYTDIIVYGRIAGQEAAK from the coding sequence ATGCATTATAAAAAATCCATTATTGGTATTGCTGTTACGGCAACAGCAATTATTGCAGGCTGTCAAGTTACCCATCAAATAGTAAAAAGCCAGGGAACCGCTCAAGGCAAGCATGGCGAAGTGCAGGTTGAAACTACATTTAAAGACGGACATATTGTTGCGATTGATGTACTCAAGCAAAAGGAAAATAAAGTCCTTGCTGGTGCCGTATTTAAAGATGTTAAACAGGCAATTATTGATAATAACTCTATCGAGGTTGACGGTATTGCTGGCGCCACCGTAACGTCTAAAGCGCTTAAAGAAGCCGTGGGTAAAAGTATTGAAGCCGCGGGAGTTACTCTTGTTGCAACGGCTTCTGCTAAGAAAAGTGAGGCGTTAACCCCAGCAGAATATACCTATGATGTGGTGATTATTGGCTCGGGTGGAGCAGGTTTTAGCGCGGGTTTAGAGGCGATAGCCGCAGGTCGCTCTGCCGTTATTATTGAAAAGATGCCAATTATTGGTGGTAACTCATTGATCTCTGGCGCTGAGATGAATGTGGCCGGTAGTTGGGTGCAAAAAAATATGGGAATTACCGATAGCAAAGAGCTGTTTATCAGCGACACGCTAAAAGGTGGCGATTTCAAAGGTGATCCTGAAATGGTTAAAACCATGGTCGATAATGCCGTCGGTGCAGCAGAATGGCTAAGGGATTACGTCAAAGTAGAATTCTACCCAGATCAATTATTTCAGTTTGGTGGGCACAGCGTTAAACGGGCATTAATCCCTAAAGGTCATACTGGGGCTGAGGTCATTAGTAAGTTTTCGATTAAAGCTGATGAAGTCGGTTTACCGATCCATACCAATACTAAGGCTGAAAAGTTAATCCAAGATCAAACGGGTCGCATTGTGGGTGTAGAAGCGGCACATAATGGCAAAACCATCACTTACCATGCTAAACGCGGTGTTGTGATTGCGACGGGTGGTTTCTCCTCTAATATGGAGATGCGCAAGAAATACAATCCAGAGCTAGACGAGCGCTACGGTAGTACAGGCCATGCGGGCGGCACCGGTGATGGTATTGTGATGGCAGAGAAAATTCACGCAGCGGCTAAAAATATGGGATATATCCAGTCATATCCTATTTGTAGCCCAACCTCGGGCGCGATTGCCTTAATTGCAGACTCTCGCTTTTTTGGTGCAGTGTTAATTAACCAGAAGGGTGAGCGTTTTGTTGAGGAATTGGAACGCCGAGATGTGATTTCACATGCCATTCTAGCCCAGCCTGGTCGCTATACTTATGTGCTCTGGAATCAAGACATTGAAAACGTTGCTCATACAGTTGAAATGCATCAAGGCGAACTGAAGGAATTCACCAAAGACGGACTAATGTATAAGGTCGACACCCTAGAAGAAGCCGCTAAAGTCTTTAATATTCCTGAAGATAAGCTGTTATCAACGATTAAAGACGTTAATCACTATGCAGCTACAGGAAAGGATGAGGCCTTTAATCATCGCTCAGGATTAGTCGATTTAAGTAAAGGACCTTATTGGATTTTAAAAGCGACACCTTCTGTGCACCATACGATGGGCGGCCTTGTGGTGGATACACGTACTCGTGTACTGGATGAACAAGGAAAGGTGATTCCGGGCTTGTTTGCTGCGGGTGAAGTGACTGGTTTAACCCATGGAACCAATCGCCTCGGTGGCAATGCGTATACAGATATCATTGTTTATGGCCGTATCGCAGGACAAGAAGCCGCAAAATAA
- a CDS encoding response regulator transcription factor codes for MLVLLVEDNRLLSNNIIQYLELSGIECDYAFNLAQAEMLISQQQFDAIILDLNLPDGDGIEACERWKAQCFSSPIIMLTARSSLNERLAGFAVGADDYLIKPFAMEELVARLKVVAQRRPAPQRLTIGDLEIDFANHMVYRQGQLLALSKTGWQIMALLARRSPETVSREEIERMLWPDSAPDSDSLRSHIHLLRRVIDRPFERQILHTIRGVGLSLRDEINASA; via the coding sequence ATGTTGGTATTACTGGTTGAAGACAATCGGCTTCTCTCTAACAACATCATTCAATATCTTGAATTGAGTGGCATAGAGTGCGATTACGCGTTCAACCTAGCGCAAGCAGAAATGTTGATCAGCCAGCAGCAATTTGACGCCATCATCCTTGATCTTAATTTACCGGATGGTGATGGCATTGAGGCGTGTGAACGCTGGAAAGCGCAATGTTTTAGTTCACCTATCATCATGCTAACCGCCCGTAGCAGTTTGAATGAGCGCTTGGCTGGTTTTGCTGTTGGCGCTGATGATTATTTAATAAAACCCTTTGCGATGGAGGAGCTGGTCGCGCGGCTGAAGGTGGTTGCCCAGCGTCGTCCTGCGCCCCAAAGGTTGACTATTGGTGACCTAGAAATCGATTTTGCAAACCACATGGTGTATCGGCAAGGGCAACTACTGGCTTTGTCTAAAACCGGATGGCAGATCATGGCTTTATTAGCGCGTCGTAGTCCAGAAACTGTGAGTAGAGAAGAGATTGAGCGAATGCTTTGGCCCGACAGCGCACCTGATAGTGACAGCTTGCGCAGTCATATTCATCTTTTGCGCCGAGTGATCGATCGCCCCTTTGAGCGGCAAATATTACATACAATTCGTGGCGTTGGCTTAAGCCTTAGGGATGAAATCAATGCAAGCGCCTAA
- a CDS encoding ComF family protein, with translation MSSDSKWIWSQQGAKLLRLVSHWGHRCLAGSLPNRCLLCHQSLNSTEAGFCHVCLHSGLYHSPICLGCGKSMQLELEYCGECQKHQPRKVIAPCSYHQGFGPWIAAIKYQGQFAALPILCHALVERLSLLEQQGLITLPQAIVPVPLHANRLRQRGFNQAWLIAHELSQRLQLPLVDQGLTRRQDTRPQAGLNGVQRRRNLQDAFELNVDFAYQRIALVDDVVTTGTTVAEIARLFEARYVHVQIWCLARAEAPGLLEITDL, from the coding sequence ATGTCGAGCGATAGCAAATGGATTTGGTCGCAACAGGGGGCGAAGCTATTACGCTTAGTCTCGCATTGGGGTCATCGTTGCTTGGCGGGCAGTTTACCTAACCGCTGCTTACTGTGCCACCAATCCCTAAATTCAACGGAAGCTGGATTTTGCCATGTGTGCTTACACTCAGGGCTTTACCATAGCCCAATCTGTTTAGGTTGTGGCAAATCCATGCAGCTTGAACTCGAGTATTGCGGTGAATGCCAAAAGCATCAGCCGCGAAAAGTCATTGCGCCCTGTAGCTACCATCAAGGATTTGGCCCATGGATCGCGGCGATCAAATATCAAGGCCAATTCGCCGCGCTGCCCATTTTATGCCACGCCTTAGTTGAGAGGCTTTCCTTACTTGAGCAGCAAGGGTTGATCACGCTGCCGCAGGCCATAGTACCGGTACCGCTTCATGCCAATCGGCTTCGGCAACGGGGATTTAATCAAGCATGGCTGATTGCCCATGAGTTATCGCAACGCTTACAGTTGCCCTTAGTTGACCAAGGATTAACCCGGCGGCAGGATACGCGTCCACAGGCTGGATTAAACGGCGTTCAGCGGCGGCGAAATCTACAGGATGCTTTTGAATTAAATGTTGATTTTGCCTATCAACGTATCGCGCTGGTGGATGATGTGGTGACTACAGGCACGACGGTTGCGGAAATCGCCCGTTTATTTGAAGCGCGATACGTGCATGTTCAAATATGGTGCCTTGCACGAGCCGAAGCGCCAGGCTTGTTGGAGATAACGGACTTATAG